The following proteins come from a genomic window of Methylorubrum populi:
- the frc gene encoding formyl-CoA transferase — MGKALDGVRILDFTHVQSGPTCTQLLAWFGADVIKVERPGAGDATRQQLQDLPGVDSLYFTMLNHNKRSITLDAKNPKGNAILWRLIAECDVLVENFAPGALDRMGLTWERLQAANPGLILASVKGFGPGRYQDCKVYENVAQCVGGAASTTGWRDGVPMVSGAQIGDSGTGLHLALGIVTALYQRTQTGQGQRVDCAMQDGVLNLCRVKLRDQQRLGHGPLMEYSQYGEGVPFGEAVPRAGNDSGGGQPGRILKCKGWEQDPNAYIYFITQGAVWGPICDIIGEPDWKTDPAYATPKARLPHLNEIFTRIEAWTMKHDKFEAMEILNAYEIPCGPILSMKEIAEDPMLRANGTVVEVEHPTRGAYLTVGNPIKLSASPTEVTRAPLLGEHTDEILREVLGCTDAEIGDILGSGAVGGVHRIAAE, encoded by the coding sequence ATGGGCAAGGCGCTCGACGGCGTTCGGATCCTCGACTTCACCCACGTTCAGTCGGGGCCGACCTGCACCCAATTGCTGGCATGGTTCGGGGCCGACGTGATCAAGGTCGAGCGGCCGGGTGCCGGCGACGCGACGCGCCAGCAGCTGCAAGATCTTCCCGGCGTGGACAGCCTCTACTTCACGATGCTGAACCACAACAAGCGCTCGATCACGCTCGACGCCAAAAACCCCAAAGGCAACGCGATCCTGTGGCGGCTCATCGCCGAGTGCGACGTGCTGGTGGAGAACTTCGCCCCCGGCGCGCTCGACCGGATGGGGCTGACCTGGGAGCGGTTGCAGGCGGCCAATCCCGGGCTGATCCTGGCCTCCGTGAAAGGCTTCGGCCCGGGCCGTTACCAGGATTGCAAGGTCTACGAGAACGTTGCCCAATGCGTCGGCGGAGCCGCCTCCACCACCGGCTGGCGCGACGGCGTGCCGATGGTCTCCGGTGCGCAGATCGGCGATTCCGGCACCGGGCTGCACCTCGCGCTCGGCATCGTCACGGCACTCTACCAGCGCACCCAGACGGGACAGGGCCAGCGGGTCGATTGCGCCATGCAGGACGGGGTGCTCAATCTCTGCCGGGTGAAGCTGCGGGACCAGCAACGCCTCGGTCACGGCCCCCTGATGGAATACAGCCAGTACGGCGAGGGCGTCCCCTTCGGTGAGGCGGTGCCGCGGGCCGGTAACGATTCCGGCGGCGGTCAGCCCGGCCGAATCCTCAAATGCAAGGGCTGGGAGCAGGATCCCAACGCCTACATCTACTTCATCACGCAGGGAGCGGTCTGGGGCCCGATCTGCGACATCATCGGCGAGCCGGACTGGAAGACCGACCCGGCCTACGCCACGCCGAAGGCCCGCCTCCCGCATCTCAACGAGATCTTCACCCGCATCGAAGCCTGGACGATGAAGCACGACAAGTTCGAGGCGATGGAGATCCTCAACGCCTACGAGATTCCGTGCGGGCCGATCCTGTCGATGAAGGAGATCGCCGAGGATCCGATGCTGCGGGCGAACGGGACGGTGGTCGAGGTCGAGCATCCGACCCGGGGCGCCTACCTGACCGTCGGCAATCCGATCAAGCTCTCGGCGAGTCCGACGGAAGTCACCCGCGCCCCGCTGCTCGGCGAGCATACCGACGAGATCCTGCGCGAGGTGCTCGGCTGCACGGATGCCGAGATCGGCGACATCCTCGGTTCGGGCGCCGTCGGCGGCGTCCACCGCATCGCGGCTGAGTAA
- a CDS encoding GntR family transcriptional regulator, whose translation MENLSIKPIVPATSLRTLAYEALKSAITNMDIYGQSGDVRLDERGLSQTLGVSRTPIREALTVLEQEGFVRNEPRRGVFVVKKTKREIVGMIQAWAALESMAARLACTAATDEDLACLRRSFPEFFDGKPYEHLGEYSEANIRFHQKIISLGHSEVIKDLTSNLLMHVRGIRNTALRQGDRASKSIEEHVQIIEALEARDAERAERLVRDHGLGLADHVQRYGDHLD comes from the coding sequence ATGGAAAATCTCTCGATCAAGCCGATCGTCCCGGCGACGAGCCTGCGGACACTGGCCTACGAGGCACTGAAGTCCGCTATCACCAATATGGACATCTACGGCCAGTCCGGAGATGTGCGGCTCGACGAGCGCGGCCTGTCGCAGACGCTCGGCGTGAGCCGCACGCCGATCCGCGAGGCGCTGACGGTGCTGGAGCAGGAAGGCTTCGTGCGCAACGAGCCCCGGCGCGGGGTGTTCGTCGTCAAGAAGACGAAGCGCGAGATCGTCGGCATGATCCAGGCCTGGGCCGCTCTCGAGAGCATGGCGGCGCGGCTCGCCTGCACCGCCGCGACGGACGAGGATCTCGCCTGTCTGCGCCGCTCCTTCCCCGAATTCTTCGACGGCAAGCCCTACGAGCATCTCGGCGAGTACTCGGAAGCCAATATCCGCTTCCACCAGAAGATCATCTCGCTGGGCCACAGCGAGGTGATCAAGGATCTGACCAGCAACCTCCTGATGCACGTGCGCGGCATCCGCAACACGGCGCTCCGCCAGGGCGACCGCGCCTCGAAGTCGATCGAGGAGCACGTGCAGATCATCGAGGCGCTGGAGGCCCGCGATGCCGAGCGCGCCGAGCGCCTCGTGCGCGACCATGGCCTCGGGTTGGCCGACCACGTCCAGCGCTACGGCGACCACCTCGACTGA
- a CDS encoding glycosyltransferase, which yields MKIAVIAHLKFPIGQPYLGGLEMHTHHLAGALRARGHRVTLFASEGSDPALVPNPVCPPTGDALGDPVACERIERAELAAYERIMEAVARGGFDIVHNNSLHDLPLRASNTLAVPMTTALHTPPFESLAEGVRAAKPGMIFAAVSPSLAQEWQALVPDARIIGNGIDLSTFAFSPFAEPANYVFWSGRIVPEKGTHLAIDAARQAGMRLRFAGPKPNPRYWDEWIAPRLGADVTYVGHLSHRELARQLGGARAAIVSPRWEEPFGLVVAEALACGTPVAAFGRGAIPDIVDRLSGALAPADDVAALARAIERAVTLERRACRRRAETLYDADVMTDGYEELYREVLAGAPANSARAAVFERPAA from the coding sequence TTGAAGATCGCCGTCATCGCCCATCTCAAGTTCCCGATCGGACAGCCCTATCTGGGCGGCCTCGAGATGCACACGCATCACTTGGCCGGCGCGCTGCGGGCGCGGGGCCACAGGGTCACCCTGTTCGCCTCCGAAGGCTCCGACCCGGCCCTGGTCCCTAATCCCGTCTGCCCGCCGACCGGCGATGCCCTGGGCGATCCGGTGGCCTGCGAGCGGATCGAGCGGGCCGAACTCGCGGCCTACGAGCGCATCATGGAGGCGGTCGCCCGCGGCGGCTTCGACATCGTGCACAACAACAGCCTGCACGACCTGCCGCTGCGCGCGAGCAACACCCTCGCCGTTCCGATGACGACGGCGCTGCACACGCCGCCCTTCGAGTCCCTGGCCGAGGGCGTGCGGGCGGCCAAGCCCGGCATGATCTTCGCGGCCGTCTCGCCCTCGCTGGCTCAGGAATGGCAGGCGCTCGTTCCGGATGCCCGTATCATCGGCAACGGCATCGACCTCTCGACCTTCGCGTTCAGCCCGTTCGCGGAGCCGGCCAACTACGTATTCTGGAGCGGGCGGATCGTGCCGGAGAAGGGCACGCATCTGGCGATCGACGCCGCGCGGCAAGCCGGAATGCGCCTGCGCTTCGCCGGCCCGAAGCCGAATCCGCGCTACTGGGACGAGTGGATCGCCCCGCGGCTCGGGGCCGACGTCACCTATGTCGGCCACCTCTCCCATCGTGAATTGGCGCGCCAGCTCGGCGGCGCGCGGGCGGCCATCGTCTCGCCGCGCTGGGAGGAGCCGTTCGGCCTCGTCGTCGCCGAGGCCCTGGCCTGCGGCACGCCGGTTGCCGCCTTCGGTCGCGGCGCGATCCCCGACATCGTCGATCGCCTCTCCGGCGCACTCGCCCCGGCCGATGATGTGGCGGCCCTCGCCCGCGCGATCGAGCGCGCCGTCACCCTCGAGCGCCGCGCCTGTCGCCGCCGGGCCGAGACACTCTACGACGCCGACGTGATGACCGACGGCTACGAGGAACTCTACCGCGAGGTGCTCGCGGGCGCGCCGGCCAACAGCGCCCGCGCCGCCGTCTTCGAACGCCCGGCGGCCTGA
- a CDS encoding glycosyltransferase: MLPHLGPAVVCIPARNEAERLPRLLRALAAQDGYSLAAPLKVVIVSNNCTDGTVEAVRALEASGALGTLALRLIEATLAPAEAHVGTARRRALDAGADWLEREGAPDGVLLTTDADARIAPGWVAANLRALEKAEIVGGRLVIDDEGAADPMLAAFHARVERYWSGVRALEDALDPPPDDPAPRHGDHTGGSLALRASLYRAVGGLPALPRGEDNALVGAVRRAGGRLRHCPDVSVLVSARTAGRAEGGMATEMLRRARVVRGGEAYCLPTAAHWERIILRRAALRRAYREGAAPATLHALGLGAEDLAAIDPAACPNDIAFVERAHARLESRDDPAPECGLDEALAALDALVTALRRDRAA; the protein is encoded by the coding sequence ATGCTTCCGCACCTCGGCCCGGCCGTCGTTTGCATCCCGGCCCGCAACGAGGCCGAGCGCCTGCCCCGCCTGCTGCGGGCGCTCGCCGCCCAGGACGGGTACTCGTTGGCTGCGCCGCTGAAGGTCGTGATCGTCAGCAACAACTGCACCGACGGCACGGTCGAGGCGGTGCGTGCCCTCGAAGCGTCCGGCGCGCTCGGCACCCTGGCGCTGCGCCTGATCGAGGCGACCCTCGCCCCGGCCGAGGCCCATGTCGGTACGGCCCGCCGCCGCGCCCTCGACGCGGGCGCCGATTGGCTGGAGCGCGAGGGTGCGCCCGACGGCGTGCTGCTCACCACCGATGCCGACGCGCGCATCGCCCCCGGCTGGGTCGCGGCGAACCTGCGCGCCCTGGAGAAGGCCGAGATCGTCGGCGGCCGGCTGGTGATCGACGACGAGGGCGCCGCCGATCCCATGCTCGCCGCCTTCCACGCGCGGGTCGAGCGCTACTGGTCGGGCGTGCGGGCTCTCGAGGATGCTCTCGATCCGCCGCCGGACGATCCGGCGCCGCGCCACGGCGACCATACGGGGGGAAGCCTCGCGCTTCGGGCCTCGCTCTACCGCGCGGTGGGCGGCCTGCCCGCCCTGCCCCGCGGCGAGGACAATGCCCTGGTCGGTGCCGTCCGGCGCGCGGGTGGGCGCTTGCGCCACTGCCCCGACGTTTCGGTGCTCGTCTCGGCCCGCACCGCCGGGCGCGCCGAGGGCGGCATGGCGACCGAGATGCTGCGCCGGGCCCGCGTCGTGCGCGGGGGCGAGGCCTATTGCCTGCCGACCGCGGCCCATTGGGAACGGATCATCCTGCGCCGGGCCGCCCTGCGCCGCGCCTATCGCGAGGGTGCCGCACCGGCCACCCTGCACGCGCTCGGACTCGGTGCAGAGGACCTCGCCGCCATCGATCCCGCGGCCTGCCCCAACGACATCGCCTTCGTGGAGCGCGCCCATGCCCGCCTGGAATCGCGGGACGATCCGGCCCCGGAATGCGGCCTCGACGAGGCCCTGGCAGCGCTCGACGCGCTCGTCACGGCCCTTCGGCGCGACCGGGCGGCGTGA
- a CDS encoding glycosyltransferase — MTRPVGYYVHHQGAGHLQRAIALARALEALGRPCTLMGSFNGLDTSGAPGPVLDLPDDRLDRSFDGQDGADQRPECFHYVPLNHPGIRARMGRIAAWAAEHDPALIVVDVSAEVALLARLLSVPSLVVRLSGTRTDRPHLEAFRAASRLLAPFPEALDGGDVPAWVREKTLYGGFLGGAPARLVSEEDGRIVVVFGRGGEGGRLDALIEAARAVPDRAWHVLGPVTGTGSPPDNLNLHGWVTDVHPHLAPASLVVGGAGDGLVTAVAALGKRFLCLPEPRAYDEQEAKAQALERLGAAVVHRGWPEAAAWSQLAAAGLSIDPEIVRRLAEPDALARTADAIEALCWAAD, encoded by the coding sequence ATGACTCGTCCGGTCGGCTACTACGTCCACCACCAAGGAGCCGGGCACCTCCAGCGGGCGATCGCGCTCGCGCGCGCGCTCGAGGCCCTCGGGCGCCCCTGCACGCTGATGGGCAGCTTCAACGGCCTCGACACTTCGGGTGCGCCCGGCCCCGTTCTTGATCTGCCCGACGATCGTCTTGACCGGAGCTTCGACGGGCAGGACGGTGCGGATCAGCGCCCCGAATGCTTCCACTACGTGCCGCTGAACCATCCCGGCATCCGCGCGCGGATGGGCCGGATCGCGGCCTGGGCGGCGGAGCACGATCCGGCGCTGATCGTCGTTGACGTCTCGGCGGAGGTGGCGCTGCTCGCCCGGCTCCTGTCGGTGCCGAGCCTCGTCGTGCGCCTGTCCGGGACCCGCACCGACCGACCGCATCTGGAAGCCTTCCGGGCCGCCTCGCGCCTGCTCGCGCCGTTCCCCGAAGCGCTCGACGGCGGCGACGTGCCGGCTTGGGTGCGCGAAAAAACCCTCTACGGCGGCTTTCTCGGCGGTGCGCCAGCGCGGCTCGTGTCCGAGGAGGACGGACGCATCGTCGTGGTGTTCGGCCGCGGCGGCGAGGGCGGGCGGCTGGACGCGCTGATCGAGGCCGCCCGAGCGGTGCCGGACCGCGCCTGGCACGTGCTCGGACCTGTCACCGGCACGGGGTCGCCACCGGACAACCTGAACCTGCACGGCTGGGTCACGGATGTGCACCCGCATCTCGCCCCCGCCTCCCTCGTGGTCGGGGGTGCGGGCGACGGACTCGTCACGGCGGTGGCGGCCCTGGGCAAGCGTTTCCTGTGCCTGCCCGAGCCGCGCGCCTACGACGAGCAGGAGGCCAAGGCGCAGGCGCTGGAGCGGCTCGGTGCGGCGGTGGTCCATCGCGGCTGGCCGGAGGCGGCGGCGTGGTCGCAACTCGCCGCCGCTGGCCTCAGCATCGATCCGGAAATCGTCCGGCGCCTCGCCGAGCCCGATGCGCTCGCGCGCACCGCCGACGCCATCGAGGCGCTTTGCTGGGCGGCGGACTGA